A genomic stretch from Bacteroidetes Order II. bacterium includes:
- a CDS encoding S46 family peptidase, giving the protein METNVKKFFIVLVALLGFTGILQAQSPYADSNKAGMLDGGKMWTFDNPPLTYFRDTYGFNPDAAWFEKARLGALRFATYCSASFVSPNGLVMTNHHCARESLVKVSGGSGMVEKGFVAKMGKEEVKVPDLFVEQLIEIKDVTDRVNAAGSSAANDAARDQAKSQAALQLEKDLSASAGEGRRVQVIRMYSGAKYTAYTFQKYDDIRLVMAPELDIAYFGGDADNFTFPRFNLDMAFFRAYGKDGKPLATPNHFPFSKNGTKAGDAVFTLGNPGTTNRLQTVSILEYRRDIAMPAQVGLFKDGLAVLKKYWDPNDEEKMDEYFGYSNSWKALNGRLAGMRDPVLLDRKRDAEAQMLAAINNSEALKAKYGSLISDIAAIQQQKREQGPYIAGLYGVANGFPFESNLMKRAFLGTTYKTTNNAQLKAALDGLKDENPKMEEELLTIRFAMMEKWLGRDHALVKVAGMTTGVSPAEAARKMLAASKLATSSGFAEEMGGDWAKSSDPAVVLGRALGEAFIAFTGKLGPLNARERELLGQLANAKFGIYGTAIPPDATFSLRISDGVVSSYEYNGTTAAPYTTFYGLMDRYHSMDGKGEWKLPARWQKLPADLDLATPFNFVSTNDIIGGNSGSPLVNTNLEVVGLAFDSNIEGLPGEFIYVNTSNRTVSVDSRAMVESLDKIFDLDRIAQELRTGKYFDTEAAADASMRVGVKQTQKDKKK; this is encoded by the coding sequence ATGGAAACCAATGTAAAAAAGTTCTTCATCGTTCTTGTGGCCCTACTTGGCTTTACGGGAATACTACAAGCCCAAAGTCCATATGCCGATAGCAACAAGGCAGGCATGTTGGATGGTGGAAAAATGTGGACTTTCGATAACCCGCCACTTACTTATTTTCGGGATACCTATGGATTTAATCCCGACGCCGCTTGGTTCGAAAAGGCAAGGCTTGGGGCGCTACGTTTCGCTACTTATTGTTCCGCTTCGTTTGTTTCGCCTAATGGCCTCGTAATGACCAATCATCACTGCGCCCGCGAGAGCCTCGTTAAGGTTAGTGGGGGGTCTGGTATGGTTGAAAAAGGATTTGTAGCAAAAATGGGTAAAGAAGAGGTGAAAGTGCCTGACCTGTTTGTTGAACAACTAATTGAAATTAAGGACGTTACCGACCGAGTTAATGCTGCCGGTTCTAGTGCAGCCAATGACGCCGCCCGAGATCAGGCAAAATCACAAGCAGCCTTGCAATTGGAAAAAGACCTTAGCGCAAGTGCGGGAGAAGGGCGTCGTGTTCAGGTAATTCGTATGTATAGTGGTGCAAAATACACCGCTTATACATTTCAAAAATATGATGATATTCGTCTGGTGATGGCGCCAGAATTGGACATCGCTTATTTTGGAGGAGATGCTGATAACTTCACGTTCCCACGGTTCAACTTAGACATGGCCTTTTTCCGGGCCTATGGAAAAGATGGTAAGCCTTTAGCAACACCCAATCATTTCCCCTTCTCGAAAAATGGGACCAAAGCCGGAGACGCGGTCTTTACGCTGGGTAATCCGGGAACCACGAATCGCTTACAAACGGTTTCCATCTTAGAATACCGCCGCGATATTGCCATGCCTGCGCAAGTAGGTCTCTTCAAAGACGGTCTAGCCGTATTGAAAAAATATTGGGATCCAAATGACGAAGAAAAAATGGACGAATATTTTGGATACTCTAACAGTTGGAAAGCCCTTAATGGTCGCCTCGCTGGTATGCGGGATCCGGTACTTTTAGACCGTAAGCGGGATGCGGAAGCCCAGATGCTAGCAGCCATTAACAATTCGGAGGCACTAAAGGCCAAGTACGGGTCTCTTATCTCTGATATTGCGGCCATTCAGCAGCAAAAGCGCGAACAAGGTCCGTACATTGCGGGATTATATGGGGTCGCAAACGGCTTCCCCTTTGAATCTAATCTGATGAAACGGGCGTTCTTAGGCACTACGTACAAGACCACGAACAATGCACAGCTTAAAGCAGCGTTGGATGGCTTGAAAGATGAAAACCCTAAAATGGAAGAAGAATTGCTGACCATCCGGTTTGCAATGATGGAAAAATGGCTTGGCCGAGATCATGCACTGGTGAAAGTTGCTGGGATGACTACGGGGGTTTCTCCTGCCGAGGCTGCTCGTAAGATGCTGGCCGCTTCTAAATTGGCCACAAGCTCCGGATTTGCTGAAGAAATGGGTGGAGACTGGGCAAAAAGCAGCGACCCTGCTGTGGTTTTGGGACGAGCACTTGGCGAAGCATTTATAGCCTTCACAGGTAAATTAGGCCCACTCAATGCACGTGAACGTGAGCTACTTGGCCAACTTGCAAACGCCAAATTTGGCATTTACGGCACTGCAATCCCACCAGATGCAACGTTCTCGCTGCGAATTTCCGACGGTGTGGTATCGAGTTATGAATACAATGGAACCACAGCAGCGCCTTATACCACCTTTTACGGATTAATGGACCGCTACCATAGTATGGATGGCAAAGGCGAATGGAAACTTCCGGCAAGGTGGCAAAAACTTCCTGCCGACCTAGATTTGGCTACACCATTTAACTTCGTTTCTACGAACGACATCATTGGTGGGAACTCTGGTTCCCCGTTGGTCAATACAAACCTAGAAGTGGTGGGCTTGGCTTTTGACAGCAACATAGAAGGTCTTCCCGGTGAGTTTATCTATGTGAATACCTCCAATAGGACGGTATCAGTGGACTCTCGCGCCATGGTTGAGTCTTTAGATAAGATATTTGATTTAGATCGGATTGCACAGGAACTTCGTACCGGAAAATATTTCGATACCGAAGCCGCTGCCGATGCTTCTATGCGTGTAGGGGTAAAACAAACACAAAAAGATAAAAAGAAATAA
- a CDS encoding T9SS type A sorting domain-containing protein: MYRLSSLLLFMLSPYFLWGQNSPEEAVQTTSNPPIYIAFLWHMHQPIYWPGETVRQTDAANRYSYRVEDIHNQRTGPYTWWPKNAIQKAADAGLANCGASVSFSGSLIENLNGLEAAGNGNFANWKTPYRDGVQLKTARGNSRLDMIGFGYYHPLMGLIEYEDIRRQIQLHKNISVSAFGGTYSKGIFPPENAFSKRMIPALVDEGIQWALVDNVHFDRAAIGYPWTKNGNLYEVNKADQVNADPGDWAQLNGLWAPTKISAAWGHRPHFAEYVNPATGQSTRLIVVPTSRYLGNEDGRGGFGALNYDLVMSQLAPYNTDPNHPILVVLHHDGDNYGGGSEGYYGGNFQSFVDWAKANPGRFQCTTIQDYLEQFPPSPTDVIHVEDGSWSGADNGDPEFKKWNADWDGTGYSHDRNSWAVITAAKNVLETAQQVNNNHPNLNEAWRHMMTAQASDYWYWDGTEIWDSAPTRGTNLAIQLADPVAKSGTDATPPTVWIPQREAYNPGGREWEKTQASNPEIWTFAYDMSGISSVKLYYRTDKDGTNSLASKHNETYAGGAEVNEWQILDMGVVSMPNAQTNPLPTLRASRYSATITGLTDVLIDYYVEATDTKGFVKKTDIQHVWIGASSGGGDTGSSSVSWSPQNPTKDDVITITVTNATQGAKLHWGVNPVGSTWQTPHSAYQPTASLLFGGTGPAVQTPFIGPDAEKKLTLTIGPFNNSAQVVERLAFVLNYNDNTWNNNGGQDFTITISGNSGTPPPMVTYTMDGTKDAVATQIASNGGLDLHAHWNGATLYVASTKAATAGGDVFIFVADSPGAMKASPWGKSGQVATWSRFLANEQDNNWAGWFDGAGNTKTGASLKQSSGTILEGSIDIASELGSIPSKIYLAVTKFGTANAGTLSAQAPAGNGDGNVDASEWVEFILATPTHQGNETSLPTAFFLEPNYPNPFNPTTTIAYSLQKAGEVTLSVYDVTGRIVRTLSKGFQTAGRYQARLDASDLSSGVYFVRLSMEGISQTRSIVLTK, from the coding sequence ATGTATAGATTATCGTCCCTGCTTCTATTTATGCTGTCGCCCTACTTCCTATGGGGCCAAAACAGTCCAGAGGAAGCCGTTCAAACAACTTCAAACCCACCCATTTATATTGCCTTCTTATGGCATATGCACCAGCCGATTTATTGGCCGGGAGAAACCGTGAGACAGACAGACGCGGCGAACAGATACAGCTACCGTGTAGAAGATATCCATAATCAGCGGACAGGACCTTATACTTGGTGGCCAAAAAATGCCATACAGAAGGCCGCAGATGCCGGGCTGGCAAATTGCGGCGCTTCAGTCAGTTTTTCGGGTTCGCTCATAGAGAATTTAAACGGACTGGAGGCCGCAGGAAATGGTAATTTTGCGAATTGGAAAACACCATACCGAGATGGGGTTCAACTCAAGACCGCAAGAGGTAACTCACGATTAGATATGATTGGCTTTGGATATTATCACCCCCTTATGGGTCTAATCGAATATGAAGATATCCGGCGTCAAATACAATTACACAAAAACATCTCTGTCTCTGCCTTTGGTGGCACTTATTCTAAAGGGATTTTCCCACCGGAGAATGCCTTCTCAAAGCGCATGATTCCTGCATTGGTGGACGAGGGCATTCAATGGGCATTGGTGGATAATGTGCACTTTGACCGTGCAGCTATAGGTTACCCTTGGACGAAAAATGGGAACCTATACGAAGTGAATAAAGCCGACCAAGTAAATGCCGATCCAGGAGACTGGGCCCAATTGAATGGCCTTTGGGCTCCCACCAAAATTTCTGCGGCTTGGGGGCATCGCCCACATTTCGCCGAGTATGTCAACCCGGCAACCGGCCAGAGTACACGGCTCATTGTGGTGCCAACCAGCCGTTATTTGGGTAACGAAGATGGTCGTGGTGGGTTTGGTGCATTGAACTATGACCTTGTGATGAGCCAGTTGGCCCCCTATAATACCGACCCAAACCACCCCATCTTGGTGGTTTTGCACCATGATGGCGATAACTATGGGGGCGGATCGGAAGGATATTATGGTGGTAATTTCCAATCATTTGTGGACTGGGCCAAGGCCAATCCGGGACGCTTTCAATGCACAACTATTCAGGATTATTTAGAGCAATTCCCCCCAAGTCCTACCGACGTGATCCATGTGGAAGATGGAAGTTGGAGTGGTGCCGATAATGGTGATCCGGAGTTTAAAAAGTGGAATGCCGATTGGGACGGCACGGGGTATAGCCACGACCGGAATTCATGGGCTGTTATCACAGCAGCCAAAAACGTACTCGAAACCGCCCAGCAGGTTAATAACAACCACCCCAATCTGAATGAAGCTTGGCGGCATATGATGACCGCTCAAGCATCTGATTATTGGTATTGGGATGGAACCGAAATCTGGGACTCGGCTCCTACTCGTGGAACGAACTTGGCCATTCAACTTGCAGACCCCGTCGCAAAAAGCGGAACAGATGCTACCCCACCTACAGTCTGGATTCCTCAGCGAGAAGCCTACAATCCGGGCGGTAGAGAATGGGAAAAGACCCAAGCCAGTAATCCCGAAATCTGGACGTTTGCTTATGACATGAGCGGCATTTCGTCGGTAAAATTATATTATCGAACTGACAAAGATGGAACAAACAGCCTTGCCAGCAAACATAATGAAACCTATGCCGGAGGTGCAGAGGTGAACGAATGGCAGATATTGGATATGGGTGTTGTGAGTATGCCTAATGCCCAGACCAATCCCTTGCCTACCTTACGTGCGAGTCGGTATAGTGCAACCATTACAGGTCTTACCGATGTTTTGATTGATTATTATGTAGAAGCCACCGATACCAAAGGCTTTGTCAAGAAAACCGATATCCAGCATGTATGGATCGGAGCAAGTTCTGGCGGTGGTGATACGGGGAGTAGCTCTGTCTCTTGGTCGCCGCAAAACCCTACCAAAGACGATGTAATCACCATTACGGTTACCAATGCCACCCAAGGAGCAAAATTGCACTGGGGGGTAAACCCCGTCGGTTCTACGTGGCAAACACCCCATAGCGCCTATCAACCTACAGCATCGTTGCTCTTTGGTGGCACAGGACCAGCGGTACAAACACCCTTTATTGGCCCAGATGCCGAGAAGAAGCTTACCCTAACTATCGGGCCATTTAATAATTCGGCTCAAGTGGTGGAGCGTTTGGCGTTTGTTCTTAATTACAATGACAATACGTGGAACAACAATGGTGGCCAGGACTTCACGATCACGATTTCCGGAAATAGCGGTACACCTCCCCCAATGGTTACTTATACCATGGACGGAACAAAAGACGCCGTAGCGACGCAAATTGCCTCGAACGGCGGCTTAGATCTACACGCACATTGGAATGGCGCGACCCTGTATGTGGCATCCACAAAGGCCGCAACAGCGGGTGGAGATGTGTTTATTTTTGTTGCAGATAGCCCCGGTGCTATGAAGGCAAGCCCTTGGGGTAAAAGCGGTCAAGTGGCTACTTGGTCACGTTTTTTGGCAAACGAGCAAGACAATAATTGGGCAGGCTGGTTTGATGGTGCAGGGAACACCAAGACTGGGGCTTCACTAAAACAATCATCAGGGACCATTTTGGAAGGCAGCATAGACATTGCGTCAGAGCTTGGTAGTATCCCTTCGAAGATTTATCTGGCAGTTACAAAATTTGGAACTGCCAATGCAGGGACGCTTTCTGCTCAAGCACCTGCAGGAAATGGTGACGGAAACGTAGATGCATCCGAATGGGTGGAGTTTATTCTTGCTACGCCAACCCATCAAGGGAATGAGACATCGCTTCCTACGGCCTTTTTCTTGGAGCCCAACTATCCTAATCCATTTAATCCAACGACTACCATTGCTTATAGCCTCCAAAAAGCTGGTGAAGTCACGCTGTCGGTTTATGATGTTACGGGCCGGATAGTACGTACCCTTTCGAAAGGTTTTCAAACAGCCGGACGATACCAAGCCAGATTGGATGCTTCGGATCTTTCGAGCGGTGTGTACTTTGTCCGCCTGAGCATGGAGGGTATCTCTCAAACCAGAAGCATTGTTCTGACCAAATAG
- a CDS encoding T9SS type A sorting domain-containing protein encodes MKKRFLYATFILGILGLASALPLQAQSISLHDGGSGCFPGVQTLSFGSSDGGSPARNIYTGNVSIPGSSPDPYAARVIFEAGSWKVQVFDGGWNTIASSAITSSPNPPNLTYGAWADVGDCEPLSQFDGTGTQTSLPVSLVSATAIVEAQSATLQWTTVQEINNDRFVIEQQTVQGWKPVGELKGQGSAIGQNNYVFTVSNLPYGQHVFRIAQYDRNGSVSHSRPISVYVELTKAFALSEAYPNPFNPQTNFTLAVAQTQMVQIRLFDLQGREVAILHNGSLAGQTTHTFSFNGHSLASGKYFARVQGEHFIAHKQLVLMK; translated from the coding sequence ATGAAAAAACGGTTTCTATACGCCACTTTTATTTTAGGCATTTTGGGTCTTGCTTCGGCATTACCCTTGCAAGCGCAAAGTATTTCACTACATGATGGCGGCAGCGGATGCTTTCCGGGCGTTCAAACCTTAAGCTTTGGCTCAAGCGACGGTGGCTCCCCTGCCCGTAATATTTACACCGGAAACGTATCTATTCCCGGTTCTTCTCCTGATCCATATGCTGCACGGGTTATCTTTGAGGCGGGATCATGGAAAGTTCAGGTATTCGATGGTGGATGGAATACGATTGCCTCGAGTGCCATTACATCATCTCCCAACCCACCTAATTTGACCTATGGCGCATGGGCGGATGTGGGGGATTGTGAGCCGCTTAGCCAGTTTGATGGTACTGGTACCCAAACCAGTTTGCCTGTCTCGCTCGTATCGGCAACAGCAATTGTTGAGGCCCAATCCGCCACACTTCAGTGGACGACCGTGCAAGAAATCAACAACGATCGTTTTGTGATTGAGCAACAAACAGTACAAGGCTGGAAGCCTGTTGGTGAACTTAAGGGGCAAGGGAGCGCCATTGGACAAAATAATTATGTGTTTACGGTGTCAAATTTGCCTTATGGACAACACGTGTTCCGCATTGCCCAATACGACCGCAATGGAAGTGTAAGTCATAGCCGTCCGATTTCGGTATATGTGGAATTAACCAAAGCGTTTGCACTTTCGGAAGCCTATCCGAATCCGTTTAATCCCCAAACGAATTTTACGCTTGCGGTTGCGCAAACCCAGATGGTACAGATTCGCCTGTTCGACTTACAGGGGCGTGAAGTGGCTATCCTTCATAACGGGTCCTTAGCTGGGCAAACCACACACACGTTTTCCTTCAACGGGCACAGCCTAGCTTCTGGCAAGTATTTCGCACGGGTGCAAGGCGAGCATTTCATCGCCCATAAACAGCTGGTGCTGATGAAGTAA
- a CDS encoding phage tail protein, whose translation MIEQIIGEIRLFCGNYAPEDWAFCNGQLLQVAQYGALFSIIGTAYGGDGRTTFALPDFRGRIPVGVTEPSKRGQKGGSETASLRAEHLPAHTHSLEVLLNVSNATGTLTTPVGNYPAKTGSFDKEYNTASDTSMKADMVELTLKPTGQGAPFNLMQPAQVVNFIIALEGNYPQRWD comes from the coding sequence ATGATAGAGCAGATAATTGGCGAAATCCGTTTGTTTTGCGGTAATTACGCCCCCGAAGATTGGGCATTTTGCAATGGCCAACTTCTACAAGTTGCACAATATGGCGCCCTCTTTTCGATTATCGGAACGGCTTATGGGGGCGATGGGCGAACCACTTTTGCCCTTCCAGACTTCCGAGGGCGTATTCCAGTAGGGGTTACAGAACCAAGTAAACGTGGGCAAAAAGGAGGTAGCGAAACGGCAAGCCTCCGTGCAGAACACCTCCCTGCACACACCCATAGCTTAGAAGTATTGCTGAATGTGAGTAATGCAACGGGAACCCTAACAACGCCTGTTGGAAATTATCCTGCTAAAACAGGATCTTTCGACAAAGAGTACAATACGGCTTCTGATACTTCAATGAAGGCGGATATGGTGGAACTTACCCTGAAACCTACAGGACAAGGTGCGCCTTTTAACCTAATGCAACCTGCCCAAGTGGTCAACTTCATTATTGCTTTAGAAGGCAACTATCCTCAAAGATGGGATTAA
- a CDS encoding tail fiber protein produces MEQLIGEIRMFTGTYEPSGWCWCDGRSMTIADNQVLYAVIGTTYGGDGVRTFNLPNLNGRTPLGTDANIPIGATGGANQVTLNASNMPPHTHAGSGKVKVSGETATLSNPKDAYWAATPGDSEYAPSPAAGITLAKPAIAAQLTSTGTATPTSVDIRQPFLTVGYIIAVEGYFPTQD; encoded by the coding sequence ATGGAACAATTAATTGGCGAGATTCGCATGTTTACAGGCACTTATGAGCCTTCTGGATGGTGCTGGTGCGATGGGCGTAGCATGACCATCGCAGACAATCAAGTTCTTTATGCCGTTATTGGAACAACTTATGGAGGAGATGGGGTCAGAACCTTCAATTTACCCAATCTCAATGGGCGTACCCCGCTTGGCACAGACGCTAACATCCCAATTGGGGCAACAGGCGGTGCGAATCAGGTAACGTTGAATGCCAGTAATATGCCCCCCCATACCCATGCAGGCAGTGGTAAAGTAAAAGTGAGCGGCGAAACCGCAACGCTTTCAAATCCTAAGGATGCGTATTGGGCTGCAACACCGGGAGACTCGGAGTATGCCCCTTCCCCTGCGGCAGGTATAACCTTAGCCAAGCCTGCAATCGCAGCACAGCTTACCAGCACAGGGACTGCAACCCCTACGTCGGTGGATATTCGTCAACCTTTTCTCACAGTTGGGTATATCATTGCTGTGGAAGGATATTTTCCGACCCAAGACTAA
- a CDS encoding phage tail protein has translation MEPYLGEVRIFAGNFAPRGWAICDGSLLPIRQNQALFSLLGPVYGGDGSTTFALPDFRSRVPMHVGSNYALGKRMGNAKLDLQATHLPAHTHNIQNTGGLGAAPTASLGVKCREASGGTQTQEPANNYPANSSVSKDDNGYQATRGENDYLGAQAVTVNVGTTGTPNAVNNMMPYLGLKFIIAIQGIYPPRP, from the coding sequence ATGGAACCATATTTAGGCGAAGTACGCATTTTTGCGGGCAATTTTGCACCACGTGGTTGGGCAATTTGCGATGGCAGCTTACTTCCTATCAGACAAAATCAGGCATTGTTTAGCCTTTTAGGCCCTGTGTATGGAGGGGATGGTAGCACCACGTTTGCTTTACCTGACTTTCGGAGCCGCGTTCCCATGCATGTAGGCAGTAATTACGCCTTGGGGAAACGCATGGGCAATGCAAAACTCGATTTACAAGCAACCCACCTCCCCGCCCATACCCACAACATTCAAAACACGGGCGGCTTAGGGGCAGCACCAACGGCAAGTTTAGGGGTCAAATGCCGAGAAGCTTCAGGGGGTACACAAACCCAAGAACCCGCTAACAACTATCCTGCTAACTCGTCTGTATCCAAAGATGATAATGGCTATCAGGCAACAAGAGGGGAGAATGACTATTTGGGCGCGCAGGCGGTAACCGTTAACGTAGGCACAACGGGTACACCCAATGCTGTCAATAATATGATGCCTTACCTTGGGCTTAAGTTTATCATTGCCATCCAAGGGATTTATCCCCCTCGTCCATAA
- a CDS encoding polysaccharide deacetylase family protein translates to MGKFLGCKAPQPEPFPKPNKYIALTIDDGPLTHFYSYPDDQLRWDTVTKLIDAVQTRHIPITLFVIGREAEVPSMASMLYKWAASGAELGNHTYNHRSFNGFSGAEWLQEIQKTNKILDPISFAFKQRIRYFRYPFLQEGETLAREHESNRAVRDAGLLNAHVTIGTDDWTFNEEYMTFELKQDWASRYEVGQAYLRHIYKTVAYWDSVGTALEGRSIKHVMMLHANRINRDYLGQIIDALQRKGYGFISLDEAYRDPVYGQEDLWATENGVSYLEHLKQTRLHKEHALKR, encoded by the coding sequence ATGGGGAAATTTTTGGGTTGCAAAGCCCCCCAACCTGAACCATTCCCAAAACCTAATAAATACATTGCTTTAACGATAGATGATGGACCATTGACCCATTTTTATTCATATCCGGATGATCAATTAAGATGGGATACAGTCACCAAACTTATTGATGCCGTCCAAACGCGGCATATCCCCATTACTTTATTTGTTATTGGACGAGAGGCGGAAGTACCCTCTATGGCTTCTATGCTCTACAAATGGGCTGCGTCAGGGGCTGAACTGGGAAACCACACCTACAATCATCGGTCTTTTAATGGATTTTCTGGAGCAGAGTGGTTGCAGGAAATTCAAAAAACAAATAAAATCTTGGACCCAATCTCGTTTGCTTTTAAGCAGCGAATTCGGTATTTCCGTTATCCCTTTCTACAAGAAGGCGAAACATTAGCGCGCGAACACGAAAGCAATCGAGCCGTGCGCGATGCTGGTTTACTCAATGCCCATGTAACCATTGGCACAGATGATTGGACCTTTAACGAAGAATATATGACATTTGAACTAAAGCAAGATTGGGCTTCGCGGTACGAAGTGGGGCAAGCCTATCTGCGCCATATCTATAAAACAGTAGCCTATTGGGATTCTGTAGGAACCGCATTAGAGGGTCGTTCTATTAAACATGTCATGATGTTGCACGCCAACCGAATTAATAGGGACTACTTAGGACAAATCATTGATGCGCTACAACGAAAAGGGTATGGGTTTATCTCGTTGGACGAAGCCTATCGTGATCCCGTTTATGGACAAGAAGACCTATGGGCTACTGAAAATGGCGTTTCATACCTAGAACACTTAAAGCAAACAAGGCTTCATAAAGAACATGCCTTAAAACGTTAA